From Candidatus Limnocylindrales bacterium:
TAGCGCTCAGCGACGCTCGTGGACGCCGATGATGCCGGTGCGGATCGCATAGACCGTAAGCTCGACGCGATCTTGGATCCCGAGCTTCTGAAAGACGTTGTTCAGGTGGGTCTTGACCGTCTGCTCGCTGATGAACAGGCGCTTGGCCACCTCGGCATTGCGCAGGCCGAGCGCCACGTTGCGCACGATTTCCTTTTCGCGCGGCGACAGCGGGCTCAGCGACGGATCCCGCAGCTGGGACGCAAGCTCGCCCTGGACGTTCGGCGGCAGCCAGTAGTCCCCCGCCGAAACGCTTTTGATGGCGTCCATCAGCGTCTCGACCGCGAAGCGCTTGAGGACGACGGCGCGCGCACCGAGCCGGATCGCCGCCAGCGCGTCGCCAACGAACTCGCTCGCGGTCACGACGATCACCGAGAGCTTCTGCGAGAGCGGCTCGATGTCGGTCAGCGAGCTGCGCTCGAGTTGAAGGTCGAGCAGCAGGATGTCGGCCGGAGTGCTGTCGACCAGAGCGGACAGTCCTTCGATGCTGCTCGCTTCGGCGGCGATGCTGACGTCGGGCTCGTGCCGGAGAAGGGCCTTGAGGCCTTCGCGGAACATGGCGTGATCGTCGGCGAGGATGAGTCGGATCGGCACGGTGTCGGCCTCACGCCTGCGGAATCAGGATCTGCATGTGGGAGCCCGGCAGGTCGCTGCCGCCGAGCGCAATCTGGCCGCCGATCTCGCTGACGCGAGAAGCGATCGACCATGGAGGGGACTGGGTCGTGAGTCCTACGCCGTCGTCGTCGATCGAGATGCGAACGAACCCGCCGTCGGTCGACACGTCGATCCGCGCCGATGCAGCGGCCGCGTGGCGCCGGACATTGCTGAGGCCTTCGCGCGCGATCTGCAGGATGTGATCGATCAGGTCGATCGAGCCGTCGACGCGCACGTTCAGCGAGAAGCGCGTGCCGGGCGCCGCTGCGGCTGCCGCTGGTGAGGACGGAGGAATGCCCGCGAGGGTCGACATGTACGAGCGCAGCTCATCGTACTCGCGGTTGACGCTCGTCTGCAGCTCGGTCAGCTCCGCCAGTGCATCGGCGGAATCGTTGCGGCGCAGCAGCCGCCGGCAGCCCTCGATGCGAAGCGTGATGCCGGCCAATGCCTGCGCAAACCCGTCGTGAAGATCGCGTGCGATCAGATGGCGCTGCTGCGCCGCCTCTGCGATCCGCAGCGCCTGCTGCAGCTCGATGCGGTGCTGCCCGAGATATCCGACCAGATATCCGACGATCGCAAGGTAGGCCGGCCGCATCACGTAGATGTTCATCCTGCCGGGCGCGGAGATCAGGATGATGCCGACATACACCGAAACGCTGACGGCGGTGACGAGCACGGCCTGCCTGAGGCCGGAGCGGAAACCCGAGACGACCACAGCAAACGCGAAGAACGCCGAGAACGGACTGGTCGCTCCTTCAGTCATCAGCGCGATCGCACCGCCGAGCACTACGTCGGCGCAGACCGTCCAGGTCGCAAGGCGGCTCGGAGGAAACCACTCGCGCACTGCGGCGAGATAGACGAACACGCTGTAGACGAGATGCGTTGCCATCACGATGAAGACACGCGCGTCGATCGTGAAGCGGCCCTTGGCGATCGGCATCCACGATGAGACGTAGGGCACCGTCGGGTCGATGAAGACGGCGGCGAGCGCGATCACCGAAAGAATCACGCGGCAGCGCGCGATGCGGTCCTCGATCTGTGGAGGATTGGGTAGGCTCATCAGACTTTCCTGTCGTGCTCCATTCTGCATGCCGCGCTGCGGCTGACGGACACTCGTATGCCGGAGAAGGTGGGCAGGACAACCCTTTACCGGACGGATTCTGGCCTGGTCGGTCTGCGAAACACCAGTTTGATCGCGGAGATGGCCGCAGGGTGGAGACGAATCCATCCTCCGGTCGATTGGCGGACGGACAATTCGGGTCCAGTATTCCGCGGCCGACTCGCCGTGGTCACCAGCACCATCAGCCGATACGAACGTATCAGCGGCCAGTCGGGACCAGACAAAAGGGAAATACTTCAAGATGCAGATTGGCCAAGAAACTGCCCAACCCGTTCTCGACGAGCTGTACAGGGAGCCGGAGACCCGCCTGTTGCTCGCCGTCCTGCAGGACGCACTCGCAACGTTCCAGCGTGGGCTGAATAACGCGGGGCGCAAGGACCTCCAGAGGTTTCGCGAAGTCGATTACTGGTTCCGCAGCCGAAGCTACGACTCGCCGTTCTCGTTCGAGAGCATCTGCAACACGTTCCGGCTCGACTCCGGCAGCGTCCGCGACGTGCTGAACAGTCTCAAGCGCAGTGCGTTGATGGAAGGCCAGGCTACGGCGAAAGAGGTCGTGCCTCGGGGTTCGCTTCGCACGCGCCGGTCGTGGGTGCACCGCGTCGGATAGCCTTATCCAAGGGTAACCGTGGGGTCCGGCGCGGGAATCTCCCCCGGTGAGGTCCAGGCTAACGTGCTAAAGCCCGGGGATGCCTTCTGCGATTCCGAGCTCAGTACACGACGAGTCGATCCCCGCCGCTGAGCACAACGACGAGACGGTGACGATCTGGGCGGACGACGATGGCAGCGATGCCTGCCGGTTCGCTGCCGTCGCGGCGGCGCAGCAAGGGTTCGAAACGCGCGCGGTCTCCGGATTCTCTCCCGAGAAGGCCTTCACTCTCGCGGAAGCCGGACTTTCGTACGATTTCACCGAAAAGCTGATCTGCCGCTTTCTCTACGTCCACGGCGCGACCTGCGGGCGCATGATTGCCCGTGAGATCGGTCTTCCGTTTCGACTGATCGTGCCGATCCTCAGCCATCTCAAGAACGAGATGCTGCTGATCTACCAGAAGACGCTGCCTGTCGGCGACTACGAATACGCTCTGTCGGATGCCGGCAGCGAGCGTGCGAAGCGCTTCATGAGCATCTGTACGTACGCGGGCACCGCTCCCGTGCGGCTCGACGATTATGTCGCATCGGTAGCGGCCCAGAGTCTTGCGCTCGCGGACATCGGCATGAACGAGCTCGAAAAGGCTTTTGCCGACGTGCTGCTCGAACCCGAGATGCTGCGGCGTCTCGGCCCCGCCGTGAATGCCGGACGCGGAATGTTTCTGTACGGCGCTCCGGGCAACGGCAAGACCAGCATTGCGGAAAGGGTGGTGCGTTGTTTCGGCAGCGACATCTGGATCCCGCGTACGATCATGGTCGAGGGCGTATGCATCCGGCTGTTCGATCCGGTTCTTCATGAAGAGATCAAGAGCCCGGATTCGACGCTGCTTGGAGAGACGCTCGAGGACGGACGCTGGGTTCGCATCCGACGGCCGACTGTCGTCGTCGGCGGTGAGCTCACGATGGACCAGCTCGAGCTGCGACACGACCCGGTCAGCAATGTGAGCGAAGCGCCGCTGCAGATGAAGAGCAACTGCGGCGTGCTTCTGATCGACGACTTCGGACGGCAGTCGATGCCCGTGTCGCAGCTTCTCAACCGCTGGATCGTCCCGCTGGAGAAGCGTTACGATTTCCAGAAGCTGCCGACCGGCAAGAAGATCCAGGTGCCGTTCGACCAGCTTGTGATCTTCTCGACGAATCTGGCGCCGCGAGATCTCGTCGATGAAGCGTTTCTGCGCCGTCTTCCGTACAAGATCGAGATCGTTGACCCCACGCCGGACCAGTTCCTCCGTATCCTGCTGGTCGTCGCCCCGACGCTCGGCGTTCACCCTTCCGAAGAGCAGGCGAGGCGTTTCATCGAGAACTATTTTCGTCCCGCGGGCAGGCCGATGCGGTGCTGCCAGCCGCGCGATCTCGTGCTGCAGATGCGCAGCTTCTGCCGCTTCCACCGCCGGCCGGTCGAGTTCAGCGACGAGGCGATGGAGTTTGCGATACAGAACTACTTCGCGGTGATGTAAGGCCGGGGATTCGTCGCCCCCGCTACGCATTCCTGCTAAGCAGTGTCGCCAGTGCCCGCCTTCGCCGAAAGCTCCTCCGACGCCGTGACGCAGCCTCGGGTCCGCGTTGCCATCCTCGGCGCGGGAATGTCCGGAATCTGCATGGCGATCGAGCTCCGGCGCAAGGGGATCGACGATTTCATCATCCTCGAGAAGGCGGCGAGCGTCGGCGGTACCTGGCGCGAGAACACGTATCCGGGCGTCGCGTGCGACGTGCCTTCTCACGTCTATTCATTTTCGTTCGAGCTGAACCCCGACTGGACGCATTCGTACTCGAGCGGCCGCGAGATCTGGGAATACTGCGAGCGCACGGTCGACAAGTACGATCTGCGCTCGAAGATTCGCTTCGGCTGCAAGGTCACCG
This genomic window contains:
- a CDS encoding response regulator transcription factor, with product MPIRLILADDHAMFREGLKALLRHEPDVSIAAEASSIEGLSALVDSTPADILLLDLQLERSSLTDIEPLSQKLSVIVVTASEFVGDALAAIRLGARAVVLKRFAVETLMDAIKSVSAGDYWLPPNVQGELASQLRDPSLSPLSPREKEIVRNVALGLRNAEVAKRLFISEQTVKTHLNNVFQKLGIQDRVELTVYAIRTGIIGVHERR
- a CDS encoding histidine kinase — encoded protein: MSLPNPPQIEDRIARCRVILSVIALAAVFIDPTVPYVSSWMPIAKGRFTIDARVFIVMATHLVYSVFVYLAAVREWFPPSRLATWTVCADVVLGGAIALMTEGATSPFSAFFAFAVVVSGFRSGLRQAVLVTAVSVSVYVGIILISAPGRMNIYVMRPAYLAIVGYLVGYLGQHRIELQQALRIAEAAQQRHLIARDLHDGFAQALAGITLRIEGCRRLLRRNDSADALAELTELQTSVNREYDELRSYMSTLAGIPPSSPAAAAAAPGTRFSLNVRVDGSIDLIDHILQIAREGLSNVRRHAAAASARIDVSTDGGFVRISIDDDGVGLTTQSPPWSIASRVSEIGGQIALGGSDLPGSHMQILIPQA